One genomic window of Stieleria sp. JC731 includes the following:
- a CDS encoding DUF2141 domain-containing protein, producing the protein MPNPTFKYPVETRRKGQLKRAWKESHGTALLGFALVILLVGLILIWTSPPREETVDLSTLANETESAPELPENSLLIRVATDQSASTGPIRIAIYDSLEAFGNPEKAIVKDALQPVDGFVVWEIDLSFLPEEFSIAAFHDLDNNGQLNRALLNAPVEPYGFSNNARNLFGPPTYEQTLVSRPSSPQVIEIRVY; encoded by the coding sequence ATGCCCAACCCTACATTCAAATATCCCGTCGAAACTCGGCGGAAAGGTCAGCTAAAACGCGCGTGGAAAGAAAGCCATGGGACGGCGTTACTTGGGTTCGCATTGGTGATTTTGCTGGTCGGATTGATCCTGATTTGGACCAGCCCACCTCGCGAAGAAACGGTTGACCTATCGACACTGGCAAATGAAACCGAAAGCGCGCCCGAGCTTCCCGAAAACTCGCTGCTGATTCGCGTCGCGACAGATCAGTCGGCTTCCACAGGCCCGATCCGAATTGCGATCTACGATTCCCTTGAAGCTTTCGGCAATCCGGAAAAAGCGATCGTTAAAGACGCATTGCAGCCGGTCGACGGTTTCGTCGTCTGGGAAATCGACCTCAGCTTTTTGCCCGAAGAGTTTTCGATTGCCGCGTTTCATGACTTGGACAATAACGGGCAACTGAATCGCGCGTTGTTGAATGCTCCCGTTGAGCCGTATGGCTTTTCCAACAACGCACGCAACCTGTTCGGTCCGCCGACCTACGAACAAACTTTGGTCAGTCGGCCAAGCAGTCCGCAGGTGATTGAGATTCGAGTTTATTGA
- the dcd gene encoding dCTP deaminase codes for MLLSSNEIRRRLEDGEIRIDPFDPQRLNPNSYNLALHDELLVYEEIVLDAAVPNRYRRLTIPEEGLTLQPNILYLGRTAEYTETQNLVPLIQGRSSLGRLGLFINPGGSIGDVGYRGTWTLEMHCVQPVRIYRDMQICQIYYQQLCGEGSNYCSDKYQNSRDIQPSLIYREFGCGVDDSQLELNFGDSTRE; via the coding sequence ATGCTGCTTTCTTCAAACGAAATCCGCCGACGTCTGGAAGACGGAGAGATCCGAATCGACCCGTTTGATCCCCAACGTCTGAATCCCAACAGCTACAATCTGGCGTTGCACGACGAATTGCTCGTCTACGAGGAAATCGTGCTCGATGCGGCCGTCCCGAACCGCTATCGGCGATTGACGATCCCCGAAGAGGGACTGACACTGCAACCGAATATTCTGTATCTCGGTCGCACCGCCGAGTACACCGAAACCCAAAATCTTGTCCCTCTGATTCAGGGTCGCAGTTCGCTCGGTCGATTGGGATTATTCATCAACCCAGGTGGATCGATCGGCGATGTGGGCTATCGTGGAACGTGGACCCTGGAGATGCACTGCGTGCAGCCGGTTCGGATTTATCGCGACATGCAGATTTGTCAGATCTACTACCAACAGTTGTGCGGTGAAGGATCGAATTACTGCAGCGACAAATATCAAAACAGTCGCGATATTCAGCCGAGTTTGATCTATCGTGAATTTGGCTGCGGGGTCGACGATTCACAGCTTGAATTGAACTTTGGCGATTCGACAAGAGAATGA
- the glgX gene encoding glycogen debranching protein GlgX, with protein MLMRQPTGNLQFTYQPPFGATVQDSGVQFSVFSRSATAMRLLLYNKVTDPEPADIIEFDRDTDRWGDVWSLSVQGLSPGQLYHFQASGPWDPDKGQRFDSAARLIDPYAQALAGTFQKGTDGVIRPPKCVVVQDDFDWEDDRHIRRDLSESIIYEMHVRGFTRSRTAKIKCPGTYLGVIEKIPYLKELGITAVELMPVNEFPILDIWGNNPERPNYWGYDPMAFFSPHRGYAHDKRPGAQVNEFKTMVKALHAAGIEVILDVVFNHTCEGNENGPTLSFKGLENQVYYILSEGKHFSNYSGCGNTINGNHPVVREMIFHCLRHWVHNYHIDGFRFDLASILSRDRGGNLIPNPPMVELIAEDPLLADTKIIAEAWDAAGAYQVGSFGNHRWAEWNGRYRDDVRGFWRGDGGTLGALATRLAGSSDLYEHAGRPPFCSINFITSHDGFTLSDLVSYKDKHNLANGEDNRDGDNHNISDNYGIEGPTRRKGVNTIRARQVRNMLATLLLSQGVPMLVSGDEIRRTQRGNNNAYCQDNDISWFDWRLVEKNADVLRFVKALTKFRKGQPTVRRTNFLTGQPVDGRLINDVAWYSDDGNPLDWNQHHLSMVAYIAAPSRLEDPTGQGRDIVLMFNSTGEDRIQHLPEVGRGMKWNLFIDTAAESPKDIYPNNDGPMPPSNRQVNMPCHSLKVFVSGRIANKRRK; from the coding sequence ATGCTTATGCGACAACCTACCGGAAACCTCCAATTCACTTATCAGCCGCCTTTTGGAGCCACCGTCCAGGATAGCGGCGTTCAGTTTTCGGTATTTAGCCGTTCGGCAACGGCGATGCGATTGTTGCTTTACAACAAGGTTACCGATCCAGAGCCCGCCGACATTATCGAATTTGACCGTGACACCGACCGCTGGGGCGATGTCTGGAGTCTATCGGTGCAGGGACTGTCCCCGGGACAGCTCTATCATTTCCAAGCCAGCGGGCCTTGGGATCCTGACAAAGGACAACGATTTGATTCGGCCGCGCGATTGATCGACCCTTACGCGCAGGCTCTCGCCGGCACGTTCCAAAAGGGAACCGATGGCGTGATCCGCCCGCCGAAGTGCGTCGTTGTCCAAGACGACTTTGACTGGGAAGACGATCGACACATTCGTCGTGACCTCAGCGAATCGATCATTTACGAAATGCACGTGCGTGGCTTCACCCGAAGCCGCACCGCCAAGATCAAATGCCCAGGGACTTACCTCGGCGTGATCGAAAAGATCCCTTACTTGAAAGAGTTAGGGATCACCGCGGTTGAATTGATGCCGGTCAACGAATTCCCGATTTTGGACATCTGGGGCAACAACCCCGAACGTCCCAATTACTGGGGATACGATCCGATGGCGTTCTTCTCGCCTCACCGAGGATACGCGCACGATAAGCGTCCCGGTGCCCAGGTCAACGAGTTCAAAACGATGGTCAAGGCACTGCATGCCGCCGGCATCGAAGTGATCTTGGACGTGGTCTTCAACCACACCTGCGAAGGCAACGAAAACGGACCGACGCTGTCCTTCAAAGGCTTGGAAAACCAGGTCTATTACATCCTCAGTGAAGGCAAGCACTTTTCCAACTACAGCGGTTGCGGCAACACGATCAACGGCAACCACCCGGTCGTTCGCGAGATGATCTTTCACTGCTTGCGTCACTGGGTTCACAACTACCACATCGACGGATTCCGGTTTGACCTCGCCAGCATCCTGTCGCGTGACCGTGGCGGTAACTTGATCCCCAATCCGCCGATGGTCGAATTGATCGCCGAAGATCCTTTGTTGGCAGACACGAAGATCATCGCCGAAGCCTGGGATGCTGCCGGAGCTTACCAAGTCGGATCGTTCGGAAATCACCGCTGGGCAGAATGGAACGGACGCTACCGCGATGACGTCCGTGGATTTTGGCGAGGCGATGGCGGAACGCTTGGTGCCTTGGCAACTCGATTGGCAGGCAGCAGTGACTTGTATGAACACGCGGGACGACCACCGTTCTGCAGTATCAACTTCATTACCAGTCACGACGGTTTCACGCTAAGCGATCTTGTTTCCTACAAGGACAAGCACAACCTGGCGAACGGTGAAGACAATCGCGATGGTGACAACCACAACATCAGCGACAACTATGGCATCGAGGGCCCGACGCGACGCAAGGGTGTGAACACGATCCGTGCCCGTCAGGTTCGCAACATGCTTGCGACGTTGCTGTTGTCACAGGGTGTTCCCATGCTAGTCAGCGGCGACGAAATCCGCCGCACGCAACGGGGCAACAACAACGCCTATTGCCAAGACAACGACATCAGTTGGTTTGATTGGCGACTGGTCGAGAAAAACGCCGACGTTCTGCGATTTGTCAAAGCACTGACCAAATTCCGTAAAGGCCAGCCAACGGTTCGCCGGACGAACTTCCTGACCGGTCAACCGGTAGACGGTCGTTTGATCAACGATGTCGCGTGGTACTCCGATGACGGAAACCCACTGGACTGGAACCAGCATCACCTGAGCATGGTTGCCTACATCGCCGCACCAAGCCGTTTGGAAGATCCGACCGGACAAGGCCGCGACATCGTGTTGATGTTCAACAGCACAGGTGAAGACCGCATTCAGCATCTACCCGAAGTTGGACGCGGAATGAAATGGAACTTGTTCATCGATACCGCTGCGGAATCCCCCAAGGATATCTATCCGAATAACGACGGGCCGATGCCGCCGAGCAACCGCCAGGTCAACATGCCTTGCCATAGCTTGAAGGTATTCGTCAGCGGACGGATTGCCAACAAACGACGCAAGTAA
- the purM gene encoding phosphoribosylformylglycinamidine cyclo-ligase, whose amino-acid sequence MAATYKDAGVDLDVYAESMRRLPQLMHRTFSPRVIPSDGGFAGLFQLDFPGKLFARNYDDPVLVSGTDGVGTKLKIAQQTGMHQTVGIDLVGMCVNDLMCTGAEPLFFLDYIAMGKDDPERLEKVVRGISDGCVQGDMALLGGETAIMPDMYGIDDYDLAGFAVGVVEKKKIINGKMISEGDVVLGIEASGLHSNGFSLVRKVIADAGLDWSDTPQELGGKSLAEACMVPTRIYVSAIRAVQTHYRVKQVIHGLAHITGGGIEENLDRILPKELDAEIDSKGWDAPAIFKFLQSTGNVETSEMRRVFNMGIGMAMVVSEFYSSSIQSRLASVGIDAMPIGKIVFGSGKVRYV is encoded by the coding sequence ATGGCTGCGACCTACAAAGATGCCGGCGTCGACCTGGACGTTTATGCCGAATCCATGCGTCGACTTCCCCAGTTGATGCATCGAACCTTCAGCCCTCGCGTCATTCCTAGCGATGGTGGGTTTGCCGGACTCTTCCAATTGGATTTTCCAGGCAAGCTCTTTGCACGCAATTACGACGACCCCGTTTTGGTCAGTGGGACCGATGGCGTCGGCACAAAACTGAAAATTGCTCAGCAGACCGGAATGCACCAAACCGTCGGAATCGACTTGGTCGGGATGTGCGTTAACGATCTGATGTGCACCGGTGCCGAACCGCTGTTTTTTCTGGACTACATCGCGATGGGGAAAGATGACCCGGAGCGTCTGGAAAAGGTGGTTCGCGGAATCAGCGATGGCTGTGTCCAAGGCGATATGGCGTTGCTCGGTGGCGAAACCGCGATCATGCCTGATATGTATGGCATCGATGACTACGACTTGGCCGGCTTTGCTGTCGGTGTGGTCGAAAAGAAAAAGATCATCAACGGCAAGATGATCAGCGAAGGCGATGTCGTGCTGGGGATCGAAGCGAGCGGTCTGCACAGCAACGGTTTCTCGCTTGTCCGAAAAGTCATCGCCGATGCCGGGCTGGACTGGTCCGATACACCGCAGGAACTCGGCGGCAAGTCACTCGCAGAGGCTTGCATGGTTCCCACTCGTATCTATGTTTCGGCCATCCGAGCCGTTCAAACCCACTATCGCGTGAAACAAGTCATCCACGGACTGGCTCACATCACCGGCGGTGGTATCGAGGAAAACCTAGACCGGATCTTGCCGAAAGAGTTGGACGCGGAAATCGATAGCAAAGGCTGGGACGCTCCCGCGATTTTCAAGTTCTTGCAATCAACCGGCAACGTGGAAACATCCGAAATGCGGCGTGTGTTCAACATGGGCATCGGGATGGCAATGGTTGTCAGTGAATTCTATTCGTCCAGTATCCAGTCACGCCTCGCAAGCGTCGGAATCGATGCGATGCCAATCGGTAAGATCGTCTTCGGCAGCGGCAAAGTTCGCTACGTCTAA
- a CDS encoding BBP7 family outer membrane beta-barrel protein — MKNDATGHRYLRALLAGSCILAMTNGGFADGLIRKKTPDRQVYQPPTLVAGQVQAAPPRDAGIRNQLVKSPVVDRQRDSAVEVQGIPLPVVLAENPVDLQSDNRGVQTVSYEGTDAVEAAAVRKATRVATTKHAVPIHQPITEQQVATCGCQSCQSGASMDVAYSHDTFSEDVVYQDSGYDLACDAGGCDSMGCDPCGPSDWFGSVELLLMFRNGDHLPPLVTTDQLDASFEVLSGAEKVFDDMTVGGRLTLGMWLDPYKDRSVVGRLWFAGEETYDFTANDSTASTFGRPFFDVELDQQGFQVIAEPGIASGEVSVHADSQIFGGDVSIRQLWYKNHGATVDLLYGYQYMRVEENLTINSRSTSLSGVDAGAILSLEDAFEIQNDFHGAQIGVSSFYREGCWSVSTLAKAAFGNTRRRVDLSGNQTISIDGDTAQTPSGLLVRDSNSGVHDDNTFGWVPELDLTLGWQRFPSFDVTFGYHIIAMTHALRPSGVIDPELGTDLSDATNRPLAVFRKDTVYLQGLHFGLSYIY, encoded by the coding sequence ATGAAAAACGACGCTACTGGACATCGATACCTTCGAGCCTTGCTTGCGGGCAGCTGCATTTTGGCAATGACAAACGGCGGTTTCGCTGATGGGCTGATTCGGAAAAAGACTCCCGATCGTCAGGTCTATCAGCCGCCAACATTGGTCGCCGGCCAGGTTCAAGCCGCTCCACCACGTGATGCCGGCATCCGGAACCAGCTGGTCAAGTCACCCGTGGTTGATCGCCAGCGAGACTCTGCAGTCGAAGTCCAGGGCATTCCGCTTCCCGTTGTTTTGGCAGAAAACCCTGTCGATCTTCAGTCCGACAACCGCGGCGTGCAAACGGTCTCCTACGAAGGAACCGACGCCGTCGAGGCTGCTGCGGTACGAAAGGCGACTCGTGTTGCGACGACAAAACACGCCGTGCCCATTCATCAGCCGATAACTGAACAGCAAGTCGCGACCTGTGGTTGCCAATCGTGTCAGTCTGGGGCTTCGATGGATGTTGCCTATAGCCACGATACCTTCAGCGAAGATGTCGTCTATCAAGACTCCGGTTACGACTTGGCTTGTGACGCAGGCGGTTGTGATTCGATGGGCTGCGATCCTTGTGGTCCCAGTGATTGGTTCGGTTCGGTCGAGCTGCTGTTGATGTTTCGAAATGGCGATCACCTACCGCCACTGGTAACGACCGATCAGCTCGACGCGAGCTTTGAAGTTCTCTCCGGTGCCGAGAAAGTGTTCGACGATATGACCGTAGGCGGTCGCTTGACACTCGGTATGTGGCTGGACCCGTACAAAGATCGCAGCGTTGTAGGGCGGCTGTGGTTCGCCGGTGAAGAGACCTACGACTTCACCGCCAATGATTCGACCGCGTCCACGTTTGGCCGACCGTTCTTTGACGTCGAACTGGACCAGCAAGGATTCCAAGTCATTGCAGAACCCGGGATCGCATCCGGCGAAGTCAGTGTTCACGCCGATAGCCAGATCTTCGGTGGCGACGTTTCGATCCGCCAGTTGTGGTACAAGAATCATGGTGCCACGGTCGACTTGCTATACGGATATCAGTACATGCGGGTCGAAGAAAACTTGACCATCAATAGCCGTTCGACCTCACTCTCGGGCGTCGATGCAGGGGCAATCCTTTCGTTGGAAGACGCCTTCGAAATCCAAAACGATTTCCATGGGGCTCAAATCGGTGTTTCCAGTTTTTACCGTGAAGGTTGTTGGTCCGTTAGCACGCTTGCCAAAGCGGCATTCGGAAACACCCGTCGTCGTGTGGATTTAAGCGGCAATCAAACGATCAGCATCGATGGCGATACCGCACAAACACCCAGCGGCTTGCTGGTACGTGACAGCAACTCCGGTGTCCATGACGACAATACGTTTGGATGGGTTCCTGAATTGGACCTGACATTGGGATGGCAACGATTCCCTTCGTTCGACGTGACATTCGGTTATCACATCATCGCGATGACACATGCGTTGCGTCCATCGGGCGTCATCGATCCGGAATTAGGAACCGACTTGTCGGACGCGACCAATCGCCCGCTTGCCGTGTTCCGTAAGGACACCGTCTATCTCCAAGGCCTGCACTTCGGCCTTTCGTATATCTACTAG
- a CDS encoding DUF1559 domain-containing protein, protein MRTGSQNRNRQAFTLVELLVVIAIIGILVGLLLPAVQAAREAARRMSCSNNFKQIGLAIHNYHSTYKQLPIHGAGTYAQPGRDIWDTNPGRELSSNRRLSYLVGLLPFVEQQAIWDQISQPLAINSDGSAHTPPWPAMGPHPDRVQYPPYAAEIPTLRCPSDPGRGLPALGRTNYACCVGDSAVHSRDPYLNIDEKGDDATVTFPYSADNGHATQSNGSQRGMFVNCRNMRFRDVLDGLSNTIMGGEIATSLNDADSRTVLPTNTGAHAAPSEKNECRLDPMYAEPYLNPERPRFWSTDNGYAFNTTWGRGFRWHDMMPPYTQMTTVLSPNKLLCSDGRDHRDVVSPPSSRHQGGVHVMMGDGAIIFITDSIEAGNPRAPQVSHRAGSPPPGSPSPYGLWGSLGSRDASEVIDEPLNQ, encoded by the coding sequence ATGAGAACAGGTTCTCAAAACAGGAACCGGCAGGCATTCACACTTGTCGAGCTTTTGGTTGTTATCGCGATTATTGGAATTCTCGTTGGGCTGTTACTGCCCGCCGTACAGGCCGCACGTGAAGCGGCTCGGCGAATGAGCTGCAGCAACAACTTCAAACAAATCGGATTGGCGATTCACAACTACCATTCCACCTATAAGCAGCTGCCGATTCATGGCGCTGGAACCTACGCCCAGCCTGGACGCGATATTTGGGATACCAACCCCGGACGCGAGTTGTCATCCAATCGCAGGCTTTCTTACTTGGTCGGGCTCTTGCCGTTCGTTGAACAGCAAGCGATCTGGGACCAAATTTCACAACCACTGGCGATCAACTCCGACGGTTCTGCTCACACGCCGCCTTGGCCTGCGATGGGACCGCACCCAGACCGAGTTCAATATCCGCCGTATGCTGCGGAAATTCCAACATTGCGTTGCCCAAGTGATCCCGGTCGTGGATTGCCGGCACTAGGACGCACCAACTACGCCTGCTGTGTGGGCGATTCGGCGGTCCATTCGCGTGACCCCTATCTGAATATCGATGAAAAGGGGGACGACGCAACGGTGACGTTCCCATATTCAGCCGACAACGGACACGCGACGCAGAGCAACGGTTCGCAGCGGGGCATGTTTGTGAACTGCCGAAACATGCGATTCCGCGATGTGCTCGACGGCTTATCCAATACCATCATGGGCGGTGAAATTGCCACCAGTTTGAATGATGCCGATTCGCGAACGGTGCTTCCAACTAACACCGGTGCTCATGCGGCTCCATCGGAAAAGAACGAGTGCCGTTTGGATCCCATGTACGCAGAACCTTACTTGAATCCTGAGCGACCTAGGTTCTGGAGCACCGACAACGGATACGCGTTCAACACCACTTGGGGTCGTGGCTTTCGTTGGCATGACATGATGCCTCCGTACACTCAGATGACCACAGTCCTTTCGCCAAACAAGTTGCTCTGTTCGGATGGACGCGATCACCGCGATGTGGTCTCACCGCCGTCGAGCCGTCACCAAGGTGGCGTCCATGTCATGATGGGCGACGGAGCAATCATCTTTATCACCGATTCGATCGAAGCGGGTAATCCGCGCGCTCCTCAGGTTTCGCATCGCGCCGGATCGCCACCTCCAGGAAGCCCCAGCCCGTACGGCTTGTGGGGATCACTGGGTTCACGTGATGCGTCCGAAGTCATCGACGAACCGTTGAATCAATAG
- a CDS encoding carbon storage regulator, with product MLVLSRKTDQQIHIGDDITITVVRVEGNRVRIGIDAPRELRIVRGELEPVKETIEFELSERELAFAHEQEPKRASNANSADAEDSDAQVYTGKVSADGSKVQLKAELANPVRRSPLAGFVSAS from the coding sequence ATGCTCGTTCTCTCACGCAAAACCGACCAACAGATCCACATCGGCGACGACATCACGATCACTGTTGTTCGTGTCGAAGGAAATCGCGTGCGAATCGGTATCGACGCTCCCCGCGAGCTACGAATCGTTCGAGGTGAACTGGAACCCGTCAAGGAAACGATTGAATTCGAGCTCAGCGAGCGTGAATTGGCGTTTGCTCATGAGCAAGAGCCGAAGCGGGCCTCGAATGCCAACAGCGCCGACGCTGAAGATTCGGACGCACAGGTCTATACCGGCAAAGTCTCCGCCGATGGAAGCAAAGTCCAACTAAAAGCCGAATTGGCCAACCCTGTCCGTCGCTCTCCATTGGCAGGATTCGTTTCGGCATCGTGA